The following are from one region of the Vitis riparia cultivar Riparia Gloire de Montpellier isolate 1030 chromosome 14, EGFV_Vit.rip_1.0, whole genome shotgun sequence genome:
- the LOC117929558 gene encoding uncharacterized protein LOC117929558: protein MGKKLDYLLGRSFKISKLKTLVNLAISRLAVLKNQRQVRCSHARTDVIQLLNLGHQEPALLRVEYVIKEQNMLDVFLMIEAYCHLLIERIALFQNKECPDELKEAVSSLIFATSRCGGFPELQQIREMFVLRFGKEFAARAAELRNNCGVNLKMIQRLSTRQASLESRLKVLTEIASENGITLFLEEDAALSTEEKQDVNQKQKRKQLESNESANLDNPELKDDNNDFPELMNCGETLSESVKARKYRDVASAAQDAFKSAAYAAAAARAAVELSQAESWDQDPDYYSGSKHQRRIMSSSDGSSTSKLQVDTNAFLQDIKKSNDGLGFGMIHPTDNLNSESERDEMEDNLDRSHLQEMKECERKAGMGRTLSGSSSDSDGGNLHGSQMSLNIPDWNEQSVKGIAFDGNDNQSKKPQVDTWLKHHDLGSGKKFSFPKNELSKGRQFNAVADEDFSDEDGNNLCYKSPTRILLKSQADSPAYSGEGRSKFESTYSSSSADESHSKHSHIGRKPASLRTRRIRRD, encoded by the exons ATGGGGAAGAAACTTGATTACCTTCTTGGAAGatccttcaaaatctccaaacTCAAAACCCTTGTTAATCTTGCCATTTCTCGGCTTGCCGTCCTTAAGAACCAGCGCCAGGTTCGATGCTCCCATGCCCGGACTGATGTCATTCAGCTCCTCAACCTTGGTCACCAAGAACCTGCTCTTCTTCGC GTTGAGTATGTGATCAAGGAGCAGAACATGTTGGATGTATTTTTGATGATAGAAGCTTACTGCCATCTGCTGATCGAAAGGATCGCGCTCTTTCAAAACAA GGAGTGTCCTGATGAGCTCAAGGAGGCCGTATCAAGCTTGATCTTTGCAACTTCAAGATGTGGAGGGTTCCCGGAGCTCCAACAGATTCGTGAGATGTTTGTGTTGAGATTTGGCAAAGAATTTGCTGCTCGCGCTGCTGAACTACGAAACAACTGTGGGGTGAATCTTAAG ATGATACAGAGGCTTTCAACCAGACAAGCAAGCTTGGAAAGTAGGTTGAAGGTGCTAACAGAAATTGCTTCTGAAAATGGAATCACTCTGTTTCTTGAGGAAGATGCTGCCCTGAGCACCGAG GAGAAACAAGATGTCAACCAGAAGCAGAAGCGGAAGCAGCTTGAGTCTAATGAATCAGCTAACTTAGACAATCCTGAACTCAAAGATGACAATAATGATTTCCCAGAACTGATGAACTGTGGAGAGACACTTTCTGAATCAGTGAAAGCACGGAAGTATAGAGATGTGGCATCTGCAGCTCAAGATGCTTTTAAATCAGCAGCTTATGCTGCAGCAGCTGCAAGGGCTGCTGTTGAACTCTCTCAGGCCGAATCATGGGACCAAGATCCTGATTATTATAGCGGTTCAAAGCACCAACGAAGAATCATGTCATCTTCTGATGGGTCCTCAACATCTAAACTTCAGGTTGATACGAATGCTTTCTTGCAGGATATCAAGAAATCAAATGATGGATTGGGTTTTGGCATGATCCATCCTACTGACAATTTGAATTCTGAATCAGAACGTGATGAGATGGAAGACAACCTCGATAGAAGTCATCTCCAAGAAATGAAAGAGTGTGAGAGGAAAGCAGGAATGGGAAGGACATTATCTGGTTCAAGTTCAGATTCAGACGGGGGCAATTTGCATGGGAGCCAAATGTCTTTGAATATACCAGACTGGAATGAGCAGTCGGTTAAGGGAATAGCATTTGATGGAAATGATAATCAGTCTAAGAAGCCACAGGTCGATACCTGGTTGAAGCACCATGATTTGGGTTCTGGCAAGAAGTTTAGCTTCCCTAAAAACGAATTATCAAAGGGCAGACAGTTCAATGCAGTAGCAGATGAAGATTTTTCAGATGAGGATGGAAATAACCTCTGTTATAAATCTCCAACAAGAATTTTACTAAAATCTCAAGCTGATTCCCCTGCATATTCTGGGGAAGGAAGATCTAAATTTGAAAGTACATACAGCTCAAGCTCTGCAGATGAATCACATTCAAAACATTCACACATAGGCAGGAAGCCTGCTTCATTGAGGACTAGACGCATACGTAGAGACTGA